The Urbifossiella limnaea genome has a window encoding:
- a CDS encoding CehA/McbA family metallohydrolase domain-containing protein, with amino-acid sequence MPLHRSLVAVGVVILLTAAEPLPRKHTNVERLAPERLAAVRAGVERLYAKRVAVPPRPGLTDYKCILHAHAEDSTHTGGTLPEMLADAKKAGVHAVLLTDHYRPPTDFIDGRWRGLKDGVLFIPGSEARGFLLYPSKSILNRMELKGADFIDTVTADDGMIFLSHVEERKGHPVDGLTGLEIYNRHWDAKRDPASIVALALMLTDPRQVASLEKSLRQFPDEVLAFQCDYPTVYLDKWDEGTKRRRLTGVAANDCHHNQVFLVKMVDADTVLVGTNVEPDDKMRRVSAALRPGIREMTRGRTAGDVLARLDFDPYFRSFRNSSTHVLAPRLDEPAIRAALQAGHAYVSHDWMGDPTGLRFEAAAGAARAEMGDEIRLAAGPKLTARLPQPACVRLLRHGREVARAEDAAAFEYTPTEPGAYRLEAWLRLDDEWRPWLYSNPIYVRG; translated from the coding sequence ATGCCCCTTCACCGCTCGCTCGTCGCCGTCGGGGTCGTGATCCTGCTGACGGCCGCCGAGCCGCTGCCCCGGAAGCACACCAACGTCGAGCGCCTGGCGCCGGAGCGCCTCGCCGCCGTGCGGGCGGGCGTGGAGCGCCTTTACGCGAAGCGCGTCGCGGTGCCGCCGCGGCCGGGGCTGACGGACTACAAGTGTATTCTTCACGCCCACGCCGAGGACTCGACGCACACCGGCGGCACGCTGCCGGAGATGCTCGCCGACGCGAAGAAGGCCGGCGTCCACGCCGTCCTCCTCACCGACCACTACCGCCCGCCGACCGACTTCATCGACGGCCGCTGGCGCGGCCTGAAGGACGGCGTCCTGTTCATCCCCGGCTCCGAGGCCCGCGGGTTCCTGCTGTACCCGAGCAAGTCCATCCTCAACCGCATGGAGCTGAAGGGCGCCGACTTCATCGACACCGTCACCGCCGACGACGGCATGATCTTCCTGTCGCACGTCGAGGAGCGGAAGGGCCACCCGGTGGACGGCCTGACCGGGCTCGAAATTTACAACCGCCACTGGGACGCGAAGCGCGACCCGGCGTCGATCGTCGCGCTCGCGCTGATGCTCACCGACCCGCGGCAGGTCGCATCGCTGGAGAAGAGCCTGCGGCAGTTCCCCGACGAGGTGCTGGCGTTCCAGTGCGACTACCCGACGGTCTACCTGGACAAGTGGGACGAGGGGACGAAGCGGCGGCGGCTCACGGGTGTCGCCGCCAACGACTGCCACCACAACCAGGTGTTCCTGGTGAAGATGGTGGACGCGGACACCGTGCTGGTCGGGACCAACGTGGAGCCCGACGACAAGATGCGGCGCGTCTCCGCCGCGCTGCGGCCGGGCATCCGCGAGATGACGCGCGGCCGGACGGCGGGCGACGTGCTCGCGCGGCTCGACTTCGACCCGTACTTCCGCTCGTTCCGCAACTCCAGCACCCACGTCCTGGCGCCGCGGCTCGACGAGCCCGCGATCCGTGCCGCGCTCCAGGCCGGCCACGCCTACGTCTCGCACGACTGGATGGGCGACCCGACCGGCTTACGGTTCGAGGCGGCCGCCGGCGCCGCGCGGGCGGAGATGGGCGACGAGATCCGCCTCGCTGCCGGCCCGAAGCTCACCGCGCGGCTGCCGCAGCCGGCGTGCGTTCGGCTGCTGCGCCACGGCCGCGAGGTGGCGCGGGCGGAGGACGCGGCCGCGTTCGAGTACACGCCGACGGAGCCCGGCGCCTACCGGCTGGAGGCGTGGCTCCGCCTCGACGACGAGTGGCGGCCGTGGCTGTACTCGAACCCGATCTACGTGCGCGGGTGA
- a CDS encoding PP2C family protein-serine/threonine phosphatase, with product MSASASPDLQPLTVRSFGLTDPGRVRPNNEDVFLVGELARTLIVRHTNIPQPDETHSRHRGYVFLVADGVGGNEAGDVASQLGAASVEEFLLNTFRRVAAAPSGDGQAALQELQAALRRADARLFDAAGRHPEWRGMGTTLTLALAAGRRLFVAHAGDSRCYLYSGDALRQLTADHTVVADLARSGLLTRAEQAHHPWRHVVTNLLGGTEPGVRAEVHLLDLHAGDALLLCSDGLTDMVADEAIAAVLAAEADPEAACRRLVDEANRNGGKDNVTAVVARFDGPS from the coding sequence ATGTCTGCATCCGCTTCACCCGACCTCCAACCCCTGACCGTCCGGAGCTTCGGCCTGACCGACCCCGGCCGGGTGCGGCCGAACAACGAGGACGTGTTCCTGGTGGGCGAGTTGGCCCGCACCCTGATCGTCCGCCACACGAACATCCCGCAGCCGGACGAGACGCACAGCCGGCACCGCGGGTACGTGTTCCTGGTCGCCGACGGGGTCGGCGGGAACGAGGCCGGGGACGTGGCCAGCCAGCTCGGCGCCGCGTCCGTCGAGGAGTTCCTGCTGAACACGTTCCGCCGCGTCGCCGCCGCCCCGTCCGGGGACGGGCAGGCCGCCCTCCAGGAACTCCAGGCGGCGCTCCGGCGGGCCGACGCCCGACTGTTCGACGCCGCCGGCCGGCACCCGGAGTGGCGGGGTATGGGGACGACGCTCACGCTGGCCCTCGCCGCCGGCCGGCGGCTGTTCGTCGCCCACGCCGGCGACAGCCGCTGCTACCTGTACTCCGGCGACGCCCTCCGGCAGTTGACGGCCGACCACACGGTCGTCGCCGACCTGGCCCGGTCCGGGTTGTTGACCCGGGCCGAGCAAGCCCACCACCCGTGGCGGCACGTGGTCACCAACTTGTTGGGCGGGACGGAACCGGGGGTGCGGGCGGAGGTTCACCTGCTCGACCTGCACGCCGGCGACGCGCTGTTGCTCTGCTCGGACGGGCTGACGGACATGGTGGCGGACGAGGCGATCGCGGCCGTTCTCGCCGCCGAAGCGGACCCCGAGGCGGCGTGCCGGCGGCTGGTCGACGAGGCCAACCGGAACGGGGGGAAGGACAACGTGACCGCCGTCGTCGCCCGGTTCGACGGGCCGAGTTGA
- a CDS encoding TolC family protein — MTCWIIPSRRWTARPGFRAATLAATCAVGCAAPEPWRPMTIPAPPPLSALARDPATIQPVRHETAEEQAAPGPAAPAVFGLDDLVRFAVERNPRVARAAIAVDAAQGRYVQAGLYPNPDLALAWDEIGDRTGAGGILTAPRVTQTIVTGRKLTLAQAVAGREVDQAALDVLAERFAVIGSVRAEFYDAYALQQRREILAELVRLAEQGVEQGKALLAAERVARLDLVQLEVELERYRAEARAVERELPAAYQRLAAVAGDPRLPVGRLTGPFDAPPAYDLDAAREVLLAYHPQARSARVGVERAQAAIRAAEAQVIPNVALTGAYIRQYENQSHDAAVGLSAPIPVWNRNQGNVRAARAELGMAVQNVGRVENDLADRLAAAFRGYAAARERAENYRTRVVPRAEETYKLSMEAFRGGQFEYLRVIQAQRAVAEARLELNRSLGDAWRAAGEISGLLLEEAWPERPPGP; from the coding sequence TTGACGTGCTGGATCATCCCGTCACGGCGGTGGACGGCGCGCCCCGGGTTCCGGGCCGCCACCCTCGCCGCGACGTGCGCGGTCGGGTGTGCGGCACCCGAGCCGTGGCGGCCGATGACGATTCCCGCCCCGCCACCCCTCTCGGCCCTCGCCCGCGATCCCGCCACAATTCAGCCAGTTCGCCACGAGACGGCTGAGGAGCAAGCCGCGCCCGGTCCCGCGGCGCCGGCCGTGTTCGGGCTCGACGACCTCGTCCGGTTCGCGGTCGAGCGGAACCCGCGGGTCGCGCGCGCCGCGATCGCGGTGGACGCGGCGCAGGGGCGGTACGTCCAGGCCGGGCTGTACCCGAACCCGGACCTCGCCCTGGCGTGGGACGAGATCGGCGACCGCACCGGCGCCGGCGGCATCCTCACCGCCCCGCGCGTCACGCAGACGATCGTCACCGGCCGGAAGCTGACGCTCGCGCAGGCGGTCGCCGGCCGGGAGGTGGACCAGGCCGCGCTCGACGTGCTGGCCGAGCGGTTCGCCGTCATCGGCTCCGTCCGCGCGGAGTTCTACGACGCCTACGCCCTCCAGCAGCGGCGGGAGATTCTCGCCGAGTTGGTGCGGCTCGCCGAGCAGGGCGTCGAGCAGGGGAAGGCGCTGCTCGCGGCCGAACGCGTCGCCCGGCTCGACCTCGTGCAGCTGGAGGTCGAGCTGGAGCGGTACCGGGCGGAGGCCCGCGCCGTCGAGCGAGAGCTGCCGGCCGCCTACCAGCGACTCGCGGCGGTGGCCGGCGACCCGCGCCTCCCGGTCGGCCGGCTGACCGGCCCGTTCGACGCGCCGCCCGCCTACGACCTCGACGCCGCCCGCGAGGTGCTGCTCGCGTACCACCCGCAGGCCCGGTCGGCGCGGGTCGGCGTGGAGCGCGCCCAGGCGGCGATCCGGGCGGCCGAGGCGCAGGTGATCCCGAACGTGGCGCTCACCGGCGCCTACATCCGGCAGTACGAGAATCAGTCGCACGACGCGGCGGTGGGGCTGTCGGCCCCGATCCCGGTGTGGAACCGCAACCAGGGGAACGTTCGGGCCGCCCGCGCCGAGCTGGGGATGGCGGTGCAGAACGTCGGCCGGGTGGAAAACGACCTGGCCGACCGGCTGGCGGCGGCGTTCCGCGGCTACGCCGCCGCGCGGGAGCGGGCCGAGAACTACCGCACGCGGGTCGTGCCGCGGGCGGAGGAGACGTACAAACTGTCGATGGAGGCGTTCCGCGGCGGGCAGTTCGAGTACCTGCGGGTGATCCAGGCCCAGCGGGCGGTGGCCGAGGCGCGGCTCGAACTCAACCGGTCGCTCGGCGACGCGTGGCGGGCGGCGGGCGAGATTTCGGGCCTCCTGCTCGAAGAGGCGTGGCCCGAGCGCCCACCCGGCCCGTGA
- a CDS encoding FG-GAP repeat protein gives MTRSSDSRFRPSLDVLEARAVPAILSPIPDDSIAVGPDDGGIPRVKIIDPATGEDVAEVEAYEGAFRGGVRTALGDVTRDGVDDLVVAPGPGGGPRVKIIDGRTGTQLADFFVYEPTFTGGLYVAVGDVNGDGFGDIITGTGNGGGPRVRVLSGADLGRTALNDFLAYEGSFRGGVLVAAGDVDGDGRADVITGTGVGGGPRVITFSGADDRVLGNFFAYEDSFRGGVLVAAGDVDGDGDDDILTGTGPGGGPVVRVVDGRDGRELRRLLGDDAGFRGGVRVEAADINGDGRDDVITHTRHGNDVLLLGFDSVTGVQVRTFTRTVDDNPSADDLAEGGGGGGGAGGGGSLTVAAEVEGTITAVDTTAGTVTIRRADGTSVVVKTGPGTRVERNDAHATLAAFHTGDAGEAKLGADGVALKVEATGP, from the coding sequence ATGACTCGCAGCAGTGACAGCCGGTTCCGCCCGAGCCTCGACGTGCTGGAGGCGCGGGCCGTGCCCGCGATCCTGTCCCCCATCCCCGACGACTCGATCGCCGTCGGTCCCGACGACGGCGGCATCCCGCGGGTGAAGATCATCGACCCGGCGACCGGCGAGGACGTCGCCGAGGTCGAGGCCTACGAGGGGGCGTTCCGCGGCGGCGTCCGGACCGCCCTCGGCGACGTCACCCGCGACGGGGTGGACGACCTCGTCGTCGCCCCCGGCCCCGGCGGCGGGCCGCGGGTGAAGATCATCGACGGCCGGACCGGCACCCAGCTCGCCGACTTCTTCGTGTACGAGCCGACGTTCACCGGCGGGCTGTACGTCGCGGTCGGCGACGTGAACGGAGACGGGTTCGGCGACATCATCACGGGGACCGGCAACGGCGGCGGCCCGCGGGTGCGGGTGCTCAGCGGGGCCGACCTGGGGCGGACCGCGCTGAACGACTTCCTCGCCTACGAGGGGTCGTTCCGCGGCGGGGTGCTGGTCGCGGCCGGGGACGTGGACGGCGACGGCCGGGCCGACGTGATCACCGGCACCGGGGTCGGCGGCGGACCGCGCGTCATCACCTTCTCCGGGGCCGACGACCGCGTGCTGGGCAACTTCTTCGCCTACGAGGACAGCTTCCGCGGCGGCGTGCTGGTCGCGGCCGGGGACGTGGACGGGGACGGGGACGACGACATCCTGACCGGCACCGGCCCGGGCGGCGGGCCGGTCGTCCGGGTGGTGGACGGTCGCGACGGCCGGGAGTTGCGGCGGCTGCTGGGCGACGACGCCGGGTTCCGCGGCGGCGTCCGCGTCGAGGCCGCGGATATCAACGGCGACGGCCGCGACGACGTGATCACCCACACCCGCCACGGGAACGACGTGCTCCTGCTCGGGTTCGACAGCGTGACCGGCGTTCAGGTCCGCACGTTCACCCGCACGGTGGACGACAACCCGTCGGCGGACGACCTCGCCGAGGGCGGCGGGGGCGGGGGCGGGGCGGGCGGCGGCGGGAGCCTGACCGTCGCGGCCGAGGTGGAGGGGACGATCACCGCGGTGGACACCACGGCCGGCACGGTGACGATCCGCCGGGCGGACGGCACGTCGGTGGTCGTGAAGACCGGGCCGGGCACGCGGGTCGAGCGGAACGACGCCCACGCCACGCTCGCGGCGTTCCACACCGGTGACGCCGGTGAGGCGAAGCTCGGCGCCGACGGGGTCGCCCTGAAGGTGGAGGCGACCGGCCCGTAG
- a CDS encoding efflux RND transporter permease subunit, translating into MTRVIDFALANRFLVILGSLLLAGGGFWAMTKLPVDAVPDVTNVQVQVMTTAPALGPLEVEQFITGPVEAAMSGMPRVEEIRSVSQFGLSVVTVVFEEGTDLYWARQLVGERLGQARERIPAGVPTPQMGPIATGLGEIYQFEVRSKPGHKHSLMELREVLDWQIAYQLRSVPGVIEVNTSGGELRAYEVRIDPRKLHDFRVSISQVVEALQRNNANEGGGYLILHSDEQRIVRGEGLVRSPADVEKIVLDTRADGTPVYLGQVAAVTFAPVIRQGAVTRDGKGEGVVGIVMLLAGENSRAVVQRVKEKMAEIERTLPPGVEVAPFYDRTELVERTVSTLTKNLIEGGVLVVVVLLVLLGSLRAGLVVALAVPLSMLGAFVGMLYAGLSGNLMSLGAIDFGLIVDGSVVLIENVVRRVAEHRHEHKADRAPVEVVRDACREVARPVVFGVGIILLVYLPILSLRGLEGKMFRPMALTVIFALLTSLVLALTLMPVLASVFLRGVSETEPFLIRWAKAVYRPLLRAAVAAPALTFAAAAVAFGLSVVVATQLGAVFIPKLDEGSIAIQAVRLPSVSLETSVAMTTKIEKCLLKFPEVESVVCKTGRPEIANDPMPVNLTDIMVTLKPAAGWRFPGKEELVEAMEAALEAEVPGNAFSFSQPIELRVAELVAGVKSDVGISLYGDDLDLLRAKAEDISKVLSRVPGAADVSVEQTGGLPVLRVVADRAAVARHGVNVRDVLDAVAVIGGKEVGQVYEGQRRFPIQVRLGPEWRDRLEAIRQIRVADKAGRPVPLEQLAALKLEEGPAQISRDAIRRRIVIQCNVRGRDLAGFVGEARAAVDREVALPTGYTVAWGGTFKNLQEASARLAIAVPVALVMIFVLLHSTFNSSKLALLIFMNVPMAATGGVLALWLRGLPFSISAGVGFIALFGVAVLNGVVLVTYIVDLRKAGRDPAAAAFDGAMMRLRPVLMTALVATLGFIPMAVSAGSGAEVQRPLATVVIGGLVTSTLLTLFVIPAVYRWFDPTDRPAA; encoded by the coding sequence GTGACCCGCGTGATCGACTTCGCCCTGGCGAACCGCTTCCTCGTGATCCTCGGCTCGCTGCTCCTCGCCGGCGGCGGGTTCTGGGCGATGACGAAACTCCCGGTGGACGCCGTGCCGGACGTGACCAACGTCCAGGTGCAGGTGATGACCACCGCCCCGGCCCTCGGCCCGCTGGAGGTCGAGCAGTTCATCACCGGCCCGGTCGAGGCCGCGATGAGCGGCATGCCGCGGGTCGAGGAGATCCGCTCCGTCTCGCAGTTCGGCCTGTCCGTCGTCACCGTCGTGTTCGAGGAGGGGACCGACCTCTACTGGGCGCGGCAGCTCGTCGGCGAGCGGCTCGGGCAGGCCCGGGAGCGCATCCCGGCCGGCGTGCCGACCCCGCAGATGGGGCCGATCGCCACCGGGCTCGGCGAGATCTACCAGTTCGAAGTCCGCTCGAAGCCCGGCCACAAGCACAGCCTGATGGAACTCCGCGAGGTGCTCGACTGGCAGATCGCCTACCAGCTGCGGAGCGTGCCGGGGGTGATCGAGGTGAACACCAGCGGCGGCGAGCTGCGGGCCTACGAGGTGCGGATCGACCCGCGGAAGCTGCACGACTTCCGGGTGTCCATCTCCCAGGTCGTGGAGGCGCTCCAGCGGAACAACGCCAACGAGGGCGGCGGCTACCTCATCCTCCACTCGGACGAGCAGCGGATCGTCCGCGGCGAGGGGCTGGTCCGGTCGCCGGCCGACGTCGAGAAGATCGTCCTCGACACCCGGGCCGACGGCACCCCGGTGTACCTCGGGCAGGTGGCCGCGGTCACGTTCGCCCCGGTCATCCGGCAGGGGGCGGTCACCCGCGACGGCAAGGGCGAGGGCGTCGTCGGCATCGTCATGCTCCTGGCCGGGGAGAACTCGCGGGCGGTGGTGCAGCGGGTGAAGGAGAAGATGGCCGAGATCGAGCGGACGCTCCCGCCCGGCGTCGAGGTCGCGCCGTTCTACGACCGCACCGAGCTGGTCGAGCGGACGGTGAGCACGCTGACGAAGAACCTGATCGAGGGCGGCGTGCTGGTGGTGGTCGTGCTGCTGGTGCTGCTCGGCAGCCTGCGGGCCGGGCTGGTGGTGGCGCTGGCGGTGCCGCTGTCGATGCTCGGGGCGTTCGTCGGGATGCTGTACGCCGGCCTGTCCGGGAACCTGATGAGCCTCGGGGCCATCGACTTCGGGCTGATCGTGGACGGGTCGGTCGTGCTGATCGAGAACGTCGTCCGCCGCGTGGCCGAGCACCGGCACGAGCACAAGGCCGACCGCGCCCCGGTCGAGGTGGTCCGCGACGCCTGCCGGGAGGTGGCCCGGCCGGTGGTGTTCGGCGTCGGCATCATCCTGCTCGTGTACCTGCCGATCCTGTCGCTCCGCGGCCTCGAAGGGAAGATGTTCCGGCCGATGGCCCTGACCGTGATCTTCGCCCTGCTCACGTCGCTGGTGCTGGCCCTGACGCTGATGCCGGTGCTGGCGTCGGTGTTCCTGCGCGGCGTGAGCGAGACCGAGCCGTTCCTGATCCGCTGGGCGAAGGCCGTGTACCGGCCGCTGCTCCGCGCCGCCGTCGCGGCCCCGGCGCTGACGTTCGCCGCGGCCGCGGTCGCGTTCGGCCTGAGCGTGGTGGTCGCCACGCAGCTCGGGGCGGTGTTCATCCCCAAGCTCGACGAGGGGTCGATCGCCATCCAGGCCGTGCGGCTGCCGAGCGTGTCGCTCGAAACGTCGGTGGCGATGACGACGAAGATCGAGAAGTGCCTCCTCAAGTTCCCGGAGGTCGAGTCGGTGGTGTGCAAGACCGGCCGGCCCGAGATCGCCAACGACCCGATGCCGGTGAACCTGACCGACATCATGGTCACGCTCAAGCCGGCCGCGGGGTGGCGGTTCCCGGGCAAGGAGGAGCTGGTGGAGGCGATGGAGGCGGCGCTGGAGGCGGAGGTGCCGGGCAACGCCTTCAGCTTCTCGCAGCCGATCGAGCTGCGCGTCGCCGAGCTGGTCGCGGGGGTGAAGTCGGACGTGGGGATCAGCCTGTACGGCGACGACCTCGACCTGCTCCGGGCGAAGGCGGAGGACATCTCGAAGGTGCTGTCGCGGGTGCCGGGGGCGGCGGACGTGTCGGTCGAGCAGACCGGCGGGCTGCCGGTCCTGCGGGTGGTCGCCGACCGGGCGGCGGTGGCCCGGCACGGGGTGAACGTGCGCGACGTGCTCGACGCGGTGGCCGTGATCGGCGGCAAGGAGGTCGGGCAGGTGTACGAGGGGCAGCGGCGGTTCCCGATCCAGGTCCGCCTCGGCCCCGAGTGGCGGGACCGGCTCGAAGCCATCCGCCAGATTCGCGTCGCGGACAAGGCCGGCCGCCCGGTGCCGCTGGAGCAGCTGGCCGCGCTGAAGCTCGAAGAAGGCCCGGCGCAGATCAGCCGGGACGCGATCCGCCGGCGGATCGTGATCCAGTGCAACGTCCGCGGCCGCGACCTGGCCGGGTTCGTCGGCGAGGCCCGGGCCGCGGTGGACCGGGAGGTGGCGCTGCCGACCGGGTACACGGTGGCGTGGGGCGGGACGTTCAAGAACCTCCAGGAGGCGAGCGCCCGGCTGGCGATCGCCGTGCCGGTCGCGCTGGTGATGATCTTCGTGCTCCTCCACTCGACGTTCAACTCGTCGAAGCTGGCCCTGCTGATCTTCATGAACGTGCCGATGGCGGCGACCGGCGGGGTGTTGGCGCTGTGGCTGCGGGGGCTGCCGTTCTCCATCTCGGCGGGGGTCGGGTTCATCGCCCTGTTCGGCGTCGCGGTGCTGAACGGCGTGGTGCTGGTCACCTACATCGTGGACCTGCGCAAGGCCGGGCGCGACCCCGCGGCGGCGGCGTTCGACGGGGCGATGATGCGGCTGCGCCCGGTGCTGATGACCGCGCTCGTGGCGACGCTCGGGTTCATCCCGATGGCCGTGTCGGCGGGCTCCGGCGCGGAGGTGCAGCGGCCGCTCGCCACGGTCGTGATCGGCGGGCTGGTCACGTCCACGCTCCTGACGCTGTTCGTCATCCCCGCCGTGTACCGCTGGTTCGACCCGACCGACCGCCCGGCGGCTTGA
- a CDS encoding efflux RND transporter periplasmic adaptor subunit, with protein MSVAAPPSPAGPRPKRPFVRRLTALLLLPVGAALGVAGTRALTPPAAPPPAPVAAPPAADDPTAVHFARDRWEAAGVRTEPVTATPLADHAWRSGRVVLNDDRVAHVSPPVEGIIREVRVRLGQDVTAGQVLAVLDSKEVSQAKLDLVTTRVALAAEREREEWARTTAANTEALVAAVAAGKSVAEIDAAFKDRPVGDRRQLLMAAYTGRNQLKAQLASDRASTGAIPGITRRKTEADYDAAEAALQGLREEFRFQARQQARTADLKLKEASAAHDVARTRLLTLGYTADQIERTDPVKEGPAAARYEVVAPFAGTVVEKHAVLSERVSAQFQLFQLADLSAVWVQADAFEADLPLLRGLAGRGVVFRAPAAGVAERPATVFYAGDLVDRASRAVTVSAAAPNPDRTLKPGMYVEVGLPRGDAAPVVHVPAAAVQRHQGGTFVFVLHGRDEFRRADVELGREAGDRVEVKAGLRPGDVIAVAGGFVLKSELYRDQLAGD; from the coding sequence ATGTCCGTCGCAGCCCCGCCGTCACCGGCCGGCCCACGGCCGAAGCGGCCGTTCGTCCGCCGGCTCACCGCCCTCCTCCTCCTGCCGGTCGGGGCCGCGCTGGGCGTCGCCGGCACCCGCGCGCTGACCCCGCCGGCCGCGCCTCCGCCCGCCCCGGTCGCCGCCCCGCCGGCCGCCGACGACCCGACCGCGGTCCACTTCGCCCGCGACCGGTGGGAAGCCGCCGGCGTCCGCACCGAGCCGGTGACCGCCACCCCGCTCGCGGACCACGCCTGGCGGTCCGGCCGGGTGGTGCTGAACGACGACCGGGTCGCCCACGTGTCGCCGCCGGTCGAGGGGATCATCCGCGAGGTCCGCGTCCGGCTCGGGCAGGACGTGACCGCCGGGCAGGTCCTCGCCGTCCTCGACAGTAAGGAGGTGAGCCAGGCCAAACTCGACCTCGTCACCACCCGCGTCGCGCTGGCCGCCGAGCGCGAGCGCGAGGAGTGGGCCCGGACGACCGCCGCCAACACCGAGGCGCTGGTCGCCGCCGTCGCCGCCGGGAAGTCGGTGGCCGAGATCGACGCAGCGTTCAAGGACCGCCCGGTCGGCGACCGCCGGCAGCTGTTGATGGCCGCGTACACCGGCCGGAACCAGCTCAAGGCCCAGCTCGCGTCGGACCGGGCCAGCACGGGGGCGATCCCGGGCATCACCCGCCGCAAGACGGAGGCGGACTACGACGCGGCCGAGGCCGCGCTCCAGGGGTTGCGGGAGGAGTTCCGGTTCCAGGCCCGGCAGCAGGCCCGGACCGCCGACCTGAAGCTGAAGGAGGCCAGCGCCGCCCACGACGTGGCCCGCACCCGGCTCCTGACGCTCGGGTACACGGCCGACCAGATCGAGCGGACGGACCCGGTGAAGGAGGGGCCGGCCGCGGCCCGGTACGAGGTCGTGGCGCCGTTCGCCGGGACGGTGGTCGAGAAGCACGCGGTCCTGTCCGAGCGGGTGTCGGCGCAGTTCCAGCTGTTCCAGCTCGCCGACCTGTCGGCGGTGTGGGTGCAGGCCGACGCCTTCGAGGCCGACCTGCCGCTGCTCCGCGGGCTGGCCGGGCGCGGGGTGGTGTTCCGCGCCCCGGCGGCCGGCGTCGCCGAGCGGCCGGCGACGGTGTTCTACGCCGGCGACCTGGTGGACCGCGCCTCCCGCGCCGTCACCGTCTCGGCCGCGGCCCCGAACCCGGACCGCACCCTGAAGCCGGGGATGTACGTCGAGGTGGGGCTGCCGCGCGGCGACGCGGCGCCGGTCGTCCACGTCCCCGCCGCCGCCGTCCAGCGGCACCAGGGCGGCACGTTCGTGTTCGTGCTGCACGGCCGCGACGAGTTCCGCCGCGCCGACGTGGAACTCGGCCGCGAGGCCGGGGACCGGGTGGAGGTGAAGGCCGGGCTGCGGCCCGGCGACGTGATCGCCGTCGCCGGCGGGTTCGTGCTGAAGTCCGAGCTGTACCGCGACCAACTGGCCGGGGACTGA
- a CDS encoding lipoprotein N-acyltransferase Lnb domain-containing protein, whose product MGDVVHWALTVLVLAAAGVVTAWTAGAVYFDVGGGSRWGRALAWGWVGAVVAAFVAWQPLWQPALALLAATALFMAWWLSLKPSHDRDWDASVAWLPRAERRGDAVTIENVRNNEYRSLQDFTPRYETRTYALSNLRGVDVIFFYWGSQWMSHPVLVFDFGPDGRVCMSIEVRFRKGQTYSVVNSLYRQQELIFVAADERDVILRRTKYGNCKDAYLYRLTTPADEARRVFLDYVGTINAIHAAPRWYHGVCANCTTNFYRLPNSRYRRDWRVIVNGKLDRALYEAGSLDRSVPFEVLRRRAYVGDIANAAPAAGFGDHVRAELERGRQDH is encoded by the coding sequence ATGGGCGACGTGGTCCACTGGGCGTTGACGGTGCTGGTGCTCGCCGCCGCGGGCGTGGTTACCGCGTGGACGGCCGGCGCCGTCTACTTCGACGTCGGGGGCGGGAGCCGGTGGGGCCGGGCCCTCGCGTGGGGGTGGGTGGGCGCGGTCGTGGCGGCGTTCGTCGCGTGGCAGCCGCTCTGGCAGCCGGCCCTCGCCCTGCTCGCCGCGACGGCGCTGTTCATGGCCTGGTGGCTCTCCCTCAAGCCGAGCCACGACCGCGACTGGGACGCCAGCGTCGCCTGGCTGCCGCGGGCCGAGCGCCGCGGCGACGCCGTCACGATCGAGAACGTCCGCAACAACGAGTACCGGTCGCTGCAGGACTTCACGCCGCGGTACGAGACGCGCACCTACGCCCTCTCGAACCTGCGGGGGGTGGACGTCATCTTCTTCTACTGGGGCTCCCAGTGGATGAGCCACCCGGTGCTCGTGTTCGACTTCGGGCCGGACGGCCGCGTCTGCATGTCGATCGAGGTCCGCTTCCGGAAGGGGCAGACGTATTCGGTCGTCAACAGCCTGTACCGGCAGCAGGAACTGATCTTCGTCGCGGCCGACGAGCGCGACGTGATCCTCCGGCGCACCAAGTACGGGAACTGCAAGGACGCGTACCTGTACCGGCTCACCACGCCGGCCGACGAGGCGCGGCGGGTCTTCCTCGACTACGTCGGGACCATCAACGCCATCCACGCCGCCCCGCGGTGGTACCACGGCGTGTGCGCGAACTGCACGACCAACTTCTACCGCCTGCCGAACAGCCGGTACCGCCGCGACTGGCGGGTGATCGTCAACGGGAAGCTGGACCGCGCGCTGTACGAGGCCGGGAGCCTCGACCGGTCGGTACCGTTCGAGGTTCTCCGCCGCCGGGCGTACGTCGGCGACATCGCGAACGCCGCCCCCGCCGCCGGCTTCGGCGACCACGTCCGCGCGGAGCTGGAACGAGGCCGCCAGGACCACTGA